From the Streptomyces nodosus genome, the window AGTCCATACGGACCTTCTTCAACGGCAGCCATCCCGGGAAGCACTATGTGAAGACGGCCCTGTCCGTGCTCAACATGGGGTTCATGCGCGGGCTCTCGGCCGCCTATATGGAGGCGACCCCGGCGATCAACGACTGGCTGGCCCAGCTGATCGAGAACGATCCGGTGCTGAAGTCGACCGGCCTCACGATCATCCGGGAGTGCGCCGCCGTCGGCTACCGGCATCTGGAGTACGAGGCCGCCACCGACCGCTACTCCCCCTACCGCAAGATGCTCGCCGCGCTGTGGCGGGAGAGCCCGGTGCCCTCGCTCCAGGAGGGCGAGACCCTGGCGACCATGGCCTCCCTCGCCCATGTCGACCAGCAGGGCGCCTCCTTCGCGGGCGCGCTGATCCGGCGGTCGGGGCTGGCCCCGGCCGAGTGGCTGCGCGGCTATCTGCGGGCGTATCTCACCCCGCTGCTGCACAGCTTCTACGCCTATGACCTGGTCTTCATGCCGCACGGCGAGAACGTCATCCTCGTCCTGAAGGACGGTGCCGTGCAGCGTGCGATCTTCAAGGACATCGCCGAGGAGATCGCGGTGATGGACCCGGACGCGGCGCTGCCCCCGGAGGTCGCCCGGATCAGGGTCGAGGTCCCGGACGACAAGAAGCTCCTGTCCATCTTCACGGATGTCTTCGACTGCTTCTTCCGCTTCGTCGCGGCACACCTCGCCGACGAGGGCGTGCTGACGGAGGACGACTTCTGGCGGACGGTCGCCGAGGTGGTGCACGCGTACCAGGACGCCCATCCGCAGCTCGCCGAGCGGTTCCGGCGGTACGACATGTTCGCGCCGGAGTTCGCGCTGTCCTGTCTCAACCGGCTCCAGCTGCGCGACAACCGGCAGATGGTGGACCTGGCGGACCCTTCGGGGGCGTTGCAGCTGGTGGGGACCCTGAGGAACCCGATCGCGGGACGGTAGCGTCCCCCGCATACAGGCGGGCACCCCGGAGTACGGTCCTCCGGGGTGCCCGTCGGCGTACCGGCAACTACCGTGCGGGCCAGGGCACCTGGGGCGAGCGGTAGTAGTCGATGCCCAGCGCCTCCCAGCGCGGGCCCTGCGCCGCGAGCCGCACCTTGTAGGTGTCCCAGTCGTGTGTGGCGGCGGGCGACCAGCCGAGTTCGGCGGCGCCCGGCAGTCTCGGGAAGGCCATCTGCTCCAGCTGGGCCGAGGTGCTGAGGGTCTCCGACCACAGCGGGGCCTCCACACCCCGGACCGCGGAGGCGGGCGCCCCCGGGAGATAGCTGCCCGGGTCCCAGTCGTAGGACCGCCGCACCTCGACATAGCCCGCCCAGGCGAGCCCCAGCGGGGTGTCCGCGGTGTACTTCATGTCCAGGTACACCCGGTCGGCCGGGGACAGGATCAGCCCGGTGCCGTTCTGCGCGGCCCGGGCGACCTGGGCCTTCTCGGCGGCGCCGGTGGAGTCCAGGCCCCAGTACTGGGCGAGCGCGCCCTTGACCGGTGTGGCGCCGGTCAGCTGGTGCCAGCCGATCACCGTCTTGCCGTACTTGGCGACGAGGGGCTGCACCCGGTCCATGAACGTCACATAGTCCTCATGGCTGGTGGAGTGCGCCTCGTCGCCGCCGATGTGGAGATAGCGGCCCGGTGTGATCGCCGCCAGTTCGCGGATGACGTCGTCCACGAAGTCGTACGTCAGCTGCTTGGACACGCACAGCGAGCTGAAGCCGACCTCGGTGCCGGTGTAGGGCGGGGGCGCGACGCCGTCGCAGTTCAGTTCGGCGTAGGAGGAGAGGGCCGCATTGGTGTGTCCCGGCATGTCCAGCTCGGGGACGACCTCCAGATGGCGGGAGGCGGCATAGCGGACGATCTCCTGGTACTGGGCCTTGGTGTAGAAGCCGCCCGGACCGCCGCCGACCTCGCCGGCACCGCCGTGGGTCGCAAGCCGCGGCCAGGAGTCGACGGCGATGCGCCACCCCTGGTCGTCGCTCAGATGCAGATGCAGGGTGTTGATCTTGTAGAGGGCCAACTGGTCGATATAGCGCTTGACCTGGGCCACGCCGAAGAAGTGGCGGGAGACATCGAGCATGGCGCCCCGGTAGGCGTAGCGCGGGGTGTCCTTGATGGTGCCCCCGGCGACCGTCCAGGGGCCGGACTGCACGGTCCTGCGCTCGACGGCCGCGGGCAGCAACTGGCGCAGGGTCTGTACGCCGTGGAAGAGACCGGCGGCCTTCCGGGCGGTGATGGTGACGCCCCGGGACCCGCTGTCGAGGCGATAGCCCTCCTCGCCGAAGGGGCCGTCGCCCAGGCGGAGCCGGATGCCGCCGTCGCCGTGCGTGGTGACCGGCAGCGGATAGCCGGTCGAGGGCCGCAGGACGTCCGCGAGGTACTCGCCGACCTCACGGGCCGCGCGCGCCTCGTCCACCCGGATATGTGTTCCTCGGGTGATCCGGTACGGGGCTCCCCCGGGCTCGACCGTTGCGGGGGCCGGGATCACCCGGCCGAGCGGGACGGCGGTGCGGTCGGCCGCGGCGGGTGCCGCCGCGCCGAAGCCGACGGAGAGCCCGGCCGCCGCCACCAGCAGCAGCGTGCCGAGGAGGCGGGGCGTTCTGTGGTGCTGTCTCACATGCGCTCCCTTCCACGAGCGTTCACGGGCTCGTCCGGCCCGGACCCGATGGGGTAGGGACCACCTTCTCGCACCGCGGGAAGGGCAACCCCCTGTTCACGGAAATCCCCCGGGTGACGCGTCCCGACCCACCGGAATGTGACGCAGCACACGAAAGGGGCGGCCACTGATGGGAACCGGAGAAGGATCCCACGGCCCACTGCCCGAAACCGGGCAGGATTCTTGCGATTTCGGCCCCCGTACCCCAGGATCTACCGGGTGCACGACGAACTTGTTGATCATTTGACGCGGTCCACCCCCCTCAACCGGGGCGAGGCGCTGCGCGTGGTCCAGGACGTGCTCGCCTATTTCGACGAGACGACCGAGGAGTTCGTCCGTCGCCGCCACCGTGAACTCCAGGCCCAGGGCCTGGTGAACGCGTCGATCTTCGAGCGGATCGAGGCGGACCTGAAGTACCGCGCGGTCGCGCCGCCCGGGCTCACACTCCGGCAACTGCGCCGCATCGTCTACGGCTGAGCCGCCGTACGGACGCCCCCACCCTCGCGCGGAAAAGCAGAAACAGCACAAACGGCAGAAACAGCGAAATCAGCTACACCAAGGGACTCAAGGATTCATATGTGCGGAATCGTCGGATACATCGGTAAGCGCGATGTGGCCCCGCTGCTGCTGGAGGGCCTCCAGCGGCTGGAGTACCGCGGCTACGACTCGGCGGGCATAGTCGTCACCTCGCCGAAGTCCGCCGGCCTGAAGATGGTCAAGGCCAAGGGCCGGGTCCGTGACCTGGAGGCCAAGGTCCCCGCGCGCTTCAAGGGCACCACCGGTATCGCCCACACCCGCTGGGCCACCCATGGCGCCCCCTCCGACGTGAACGCCCACCCGCACATGTCGGCCGACCACACGGTCGCCGTCGTCCACAACGGCATCATCGACAACGCCTCCGACCTGCGGAAGAAGCTGGAGGCGGACGGCGTCGAGTTCCTCTCCGAGACCGACACCGAGGTCCTCACCCATCTCATCGCCCGCTCCCAGGCCGAGACCCTGGAGGAGAAGGTCCGCCAGGCGCTGCGGGT encodes:
- a CDS encoding IucA/IucC family protein; this translates as MTYGTTSAEAVSHLSPERWERAERLLVRKALAEFAHERLITPEPEAGAEDTYVVRSDDGLTHYRFTATLRGLDHWGVEADSITRRREGVELPLSALDFFIELKNSLGLSDEVLPVYLEEISSTLSSTCYKLTKPEVTSAELAGRGFQGIEAGMTEGHPCFVANNGRLGFGVQEYLAYAPEAGRPVRLVWLAAHRSRAAFTAGAGIRYESFVREELGETTVGRFHRRLTERGLDPEDYLLIPVHPWQWWNKLSVTFAAEVARQHLVCLGEGDDEYLAQQSIRTFFNGSHPGKHYVKTALSVLNMGFMRGLSAAYMEATPAINDWLAQLIENDPVLKSTGLTIIRECAAVGYRHLEYEAATDRYSPYRKMLAALWRESPVPSLQEGETLATMASLAHVDQQGASFAGALIRRSGLAPAEWLRGYLRAYLTPLLHSFYAYDLVFMPHGENVILVLKDGAVQRAIFKDIAEEIAVMDPDAALPPEVARIRVEVPDDKKLLSIFTDVFDCFFRFVAAHLADEGVLTEDDFWRTVAEVVHAYQDAHPQLAERFRRYDMFAPEFALSCLNRLQLRDNRQMVDLADPSGALQLVGTLRNPIAGR
- a CDS encoding beta-N-acetylhexosaminidase; the encoded protein is MRQHHRTPRLLGTLLLVAAAGLSVGFGAAAPAAADRTAVPLGRVIPAPATVEPGGAPYRITRGTHIRVDEARAAREVGEYLADVLRPSTGYPLPVTTHGDGGIRLRLGDGPFGEEGYRLDSGSRGVTITARKAAGLFHGVQTLRQLLPAAVERRTVQSGPWTVAGGTIKDTPRYAYRGAMLDVSRHFFGVAQVKRYIDQLALYKINTLHLHLSDDQGWRIAVDSWPRLATHGGAGEVGGGPGGFYTKAQYQEIVRYAASRHLEVVPELDMPGHTNAALSSYAELNCDGVAPPPYTGTEVGFSSLCVSKQLTYDFVDDVIRELAAITPGRYLHIGGDEAHSTSHEDYVTFMDRVQPLVAKYGKTVIGWHQLTGATPVKGALAQYWGLDSTGAAEKAQVARAAQNGTGLILSPADRVYLDMKYTADTPLGLAWAGYVEVRRSYDWDPGSYLPGAPASAVRGVEAPLWSETLSTSAQLEQMAFPRLPGAAELGWSPAATHDWDTYKVRLAAQGPRWEALGIDYYRSPQVPWPAR